A stretch of DNA from Candidatus Methanoperedens sp.:
AGGGAATAAAAATGAATGCTGGAAATGCGCTGCTCCTTAAGGTGAACCAGATCGGCACGCTCTCCGAGGCATTTGACGCGGCGCGGCTTGCCCAGAAGAACAAGTTCAAGGTCGTTGTGAGCCACAGGTCAGCAGAGACCGAAGATACGACTATTGCTGATATTTCAGTTGCCATCGGCGCCGAGTTAATAAAGACAGGGGCGCCAGCAAGGAGCGAGAGGAACGCGAAGTATAACCAGCTGCTCAGGATAGAAGAGGAATTGGGGAAGGCGGGGCGGTTTGTGGGGATATGATTTTAAAAAAATAGGCGAAATATCTTAATATTTGAAACCCTGTCTATATAAAAGGAAGTAACGAATGGAAAAATTACATCTGCCAATAATAATTGAAATAGACGAGGATGGTTATTACATAGTAAGTTGCCCTGTATTCAAAGGTTGCCATTCCTACGGTGATACTGTAGACGAGGCAATGGAGAATATAAAAGAAGTCATAGAGATGTGCCTCGAAGAGAATAAAGTCGAAGAGTTGAATAAATTTGTAGGGTTTAGAGAATTGGAAGTTGCTCAGAATGCCTAAACTTCCTGTAATCAAAAGCAAAGAACTTATAAAGTTCTTAGAATATTTAGACTTTAAAGTTACCAGGACTAAAGGTTCTCATTCAAGATTGATTTCAGAAGATGAAAGGGCGACAAGTGTTCC
This window harbors:
- a CDS encoding type II toxin-antitoxin system HicB family antitoxin gives rise to the protein MEKLHLPIIIEIDEDGYYIVSCPVFKGCHSYGDTVDEAMENIKEVIEMCLEENKVEELNKFVGFRELEVAQNA
- a CDS encoding addiction module toxin, HicA family, with amino-acid sequence MPKLPVIKSKELIKFLEYLDFKVTRTKGSHSRLISEDERATSVPVHGNKDIPKGLLRKIIREYLEMSLEDFTEQYSKFRGTK